A region from the Mycolicibacterium litorale genome encodes:
- a CDS encoding glycoside hydrolase family 76 protein, with the protein MDQLWANRAASAEAAVTQRHLRRLWGLPGTQLGVVAWPPATQHKRFKTWHYWWQAHLLDCLVDAQLRDPRPDRQQAIVRQIRGHRLRNIGRWVNDYYDDMAWLALALERAARVGVAKPRAQDTLCHQFVSAWVPEDGGGIPWRKQDQFFNAPANGPAGIFLARYGDRLRRAQQMADWIDEVLIDPDTHLVFDGIKAGSLVRAQYTYCQGVVLGLETELAVRTGDDEHAMRVRRLVGAVAEHMAPDGVLKSAGGGDGGLFHGILARYLALVATALPETTADDTTARDVARRLVLTSAEAAWENRQTVDGLPLFGAFWERTADLPTAVGRQAASVDGAVNASEVPERDLSVQLSGWMLMEAAHAVSEESTGT; encoded by the coding sequence ATGGATCAGCTGTGGGCCAACCGGGCGGCCAGCGCCGAAGCGGCCGTCACCCAACGTCACCTGCGACGGCTCTGGGGGCTGCCCGGCACGCAGCTCGGCGTCGTTGCCTGGCCGCCCGCCACCCAGCACAAGCGCTTCAAGACCTGGCATTACTGGTGGCAGGCGCACCTGCTGGACTGCCTCGTCGACGCCCAACTGCGTGACCCCCGACCGGACCGGCAGCAGGCCATCGTCCGGCAGATCCGCGGCCACCGGCTGCGCAACATCGGCCGGTGGGTCAACGACTACTACGACGACATGGCGTGGCTGGCGCTGGCCCTGGAACGCGCCGCCCGGGTCGGCGTGGCGAAACCGCGGGCCCAGGACACGCTCTGTCACCAGTTCGTCAGCGCGTGGGTGCCCGAGGACGGCGGCGGCATCCCATGGCGCAAACAGGACCAGTTCTTCAACGCCCCGGCCAACGGTCCCGCCGGGATCTTCCTGGCGCGCTACGGCGACCGGTTGCGGCGCGCCCAGCAGATGGCCGACTGGATCGACGAGGTGCTCATCGACCCGGACACCCACCTGGTGTTCGACGGGATCAAGGCCGGCTCGCTGGTGCGCGCGCAGTACACCTACTGCCAGGGGGTGGTCCTCGGCCTGGAGACCGAGCTCGCCGTGCGCACCGGCGACGACGAGCACGCCATGCGGGTGCGCCGGCTGGTCGGCGCCGTCGCCGAACACATGGCCCCCGACGGGGTGCTCAAGTCCGCCGGCGGGGGCGACGGCGGACTGTTCCACGGCATCCTCGCCCGCTACCTCGCCCTGGTCGCGACCGCGCTGCCGGAGACCACCGCCGACGACACGACCGCCCGTGACGTGGCCCGCCGGCTCGTCCTCACGTCCGCGGAAGCGGCGTGGGAGAACCGGCAGACGGTCGACGGGCTGCCGCTGTTCGGGGCGTTCTGGGAACGCACGGCGGACCTGCCCACCGCGGTGGGTCGCCAAGCCGCATCCGTCGACGGCGCGGTGAACGCCTCGGAGGTCCCGGAACGCGATCTGTCGGTGCAGCTGTCGGGCTGGATGCTCATGGAGGCCGCACACGCGGTGAGCGAGGAGTCCACCGGAACGTGA
- a CDS encoding alpha/beta fold hydrolase, with protein sequence MEQYRRDDLVFDVRDAGPPDGPVVVLLHGFPQRNTCWDAVVERLTAQGYRCLAPNQRGYSPGARPMRRRDYRIPELVADVGALIDASGAERVHLVGHDWGAAVAWSVAAEMPDRLATVTPVSVPHPAAFLKAIATSRQGLASWYMYFFQLPWVPERVMLSGGGGVAKASLTRMRQNPALAERDVAAMREPGALTAGLNWYRAMPLMDPRATGGKITVPTMFVWSDDDPALLAKGAYDTARYVSGEYRFEVMSGASHWIPEERPDELAALLLDWFAAHPTT encoded by the coding sequence ATGGAACAGTACCGGCGCGACGACCTGGTGTTCGACGTCCGCGATGCGGGACCGCCTGACGGGCCGGTGGTCGTGCTGCTGCACGGTTTCCCGCAGCGCAACACCTGTTGGGACGCGGTCGTCGAGCGGCTCACCGCGCAGGGCTACCGCTGTCTCGCACCCAACCAGCGCGGATATTCGCCCGGGGCGCGGCCGATGCGGCGCCGCGACTACCGGATTCCCGAACTGGTCGCCGACGTCGGTGCGCTGATCGACGCCAGCGGCGCCGAACGCGTCCACCTCGTGGGCCATGACTGGGGTGCCGCGGTCGCGTGGTCGGTCGCCGCCGAGATGCCCGACCGGCTGGCCACCGTGACGCCGGTGTCGGTGCCCCATCCGGCGGCGTTCCTCAAGGCGATCGCGACCAGCAGGCAGGGACTGGCCTCCTGGTACATGTACTTCTTCCAGTTGCCCTGGGTGCCCGAGCGGGTGATGCTCAGTGGTGGCGGCGGCGTGGCCAAGGCGTCGCTGACCCGGATGCGCCAGAACCCGGCGCTCGCCGAACGCGACGTGGCGGCGATGCGTGAACCGGGCGCGCTGACCGCGGGCCTCAACTGGTACCGGGCGATGCCGCTGATGGATCCGCGCGCCACCGGCGGCAAGATCACGGTGCCCACGATGTTCGTGTGGAGCGACGACGACCCGGCGCTGCTGGCAAAGGGCGCCTACGACACCGCGCGATACGTGTCGGGGGAGTACCGGTTCGAGGTCATGTCGGGTGCGTCGCACTGGATTCCCGAGGAGCGGCCCGACGAACTGGCGGCGCTGCTGCTGGACTGGTTCGCCGCCCACCCGACCACCTGA
- a CDS encoding VTT domain-containing protein, translated as MTTTHLALMPDFLDPLTLLGYFGGWALVGLLVVIFVESGVLFPILPGDSLLFVAGMLAAGTAAVAQEGGEVINFHLWQLLVFIPIAAILGGQVGYWIGRSVGTAMFKPNGRILKQRYLDEAHLFFEERGPFAIVIARFVPIVRTLAPLTAGAARMSYPVFALFNILGAVVWGVGLTLLGYWLGRFEAVQKLLEPIVIAIVIVSVAPMLIEWYKRRKAAKQAGIPAPPIEPA; from the coding sequence ATGACGACCACCCATCTGGCCCTCATGCCCGACTTCCTGGACCCGCTGACGCTGCTCGGATACTTCGGCGGCTGGGCCCTGGTGGGGCTGCTGGTCGTGATCTTCGTCGAGTCAGGGGTGCTGTTCCCCATCCTTCCGGGTGACTCGCTGCTGTTCGTGGCGGGCATGCTGGCCGCCGGCACCGCCGCCGTCGCGCAGGAGGGCGGGGAGGTGATCAACTTCCACCTCTGGCAACTGCTGGTGTTCATCCCCATCGCGGCGATCCTCGGCGGCCAGGTCGGCTACTGGATCGGCCGCAGCGTGGGTACCGCGATGTTCAAACCGAACGGCCGCATCCTCAAGCAGCGCTACCTCGACGAGGCACACCTGTTCTTCGAGGAACGCGGGCCGTTCGCGATCGTCATCGCCCGGTTCGTGCCGATCGTGCGGACGCTGGCCCCGCTGACCGCGGGTGCCGCGCGGATGAGCTATCCGGTGTTCGCGCTGTTCAACATCCTCGGCGCGGTCGTGTGGGGAGTCGGGCTGACGCTGCTCGGCTACTGGCTGGGCCGGTTCGAGGCCGTCCAGAAACTGCTCGAGCCGATCGTCATCGCGATCGTCATCGTCTCGGTCGCCCCCATGTTGATCGAGTGGTACAAGCGCCGTAAGGCCGCCAAACAGGCGGGCATACCGGCGCCGCCGATCGAACCGGCTTAG
- a CDS encoding XdhC family protein — MRDVLGELMAIWRSGGTAAMATVVRTFRSAPRPPGAAMVVGPDGAASGSVSGGCVEGAVYELGNEVIADGVARLQRYGVSDDDAFAVGLTCGGILDVFVEPVSPTAFPELGDVAADIDEHRPVAVATVIAHPDPAWVGRRIVVRGDEVAGTLGSSRADAAVTDDARGLLATGRSEVLTYGPDGERRGEGMEVFVAAHAPRPRMLVFGAIDFAAAVARQGSLLGYRVTVCDARPVFATRARFPTADEVVVEWPNRYLAAQAEAGAVDGRTVICVLTHDPKFDVPLLEVALRLPEVGYIGAMGSRRTHEDRMQRLRDAGLTDAELGGLASPIGLDLGARTPEETAVSIAAEIIARRWGGSGRPLADIGGRIHHEQDERSRSVN; from the coding sequence GTGAGGGATGTGCTGGGCGAGCTCATGGCGATCTGGCGTTCCGGCGGCACCGCGGCGATGGCGACAGTGGTGCGCACCTTCCGGTCCGCACCCCGCCCACCCGGCGCCGCGATGGTGGTCGGCCCCGACGGTGCGGCCAGCGGTTCGGTGTCCGGCGGCTGCGTCGAAGGTGCCGTCTACGAACTCGGCAACGAGGTGATCGCCGACGGTGTCGCGCGGCTGCAGCGCTACGGCGTGAGCGACGACGACGCCTTCGCCGTCGGCCTGACCTGCGGCGGCATCCTCGACGTGTTCGTCGAACCGGTGTCGCCGACGGCGTTTCCCGAGTTGGGCGACGTCGCCGCGGACATCGACGAGCACCGGCCGGTCGCCGTCGCCACCGTGATCGCGCACCCCGATCCGGCCTGGGTGGGACGACGGATCGTGGTACGCGGCGACGAGGTGGCCGGAACGCTCGGCTCGTCGCGCGCGGACGCGGCCGTCACCGACGACGCGCGCGGGCTGCTCGCGACCGGCCGCAGCGAGGTGCTGACGTACGGTCCCGACGGCGAACGGCGCGGTGAGGGCATGGAGGTGTTCGTCGCCGCGCACGCGCCGCGGCCGCGCATGCTGGTGTTCGGCGCCATCGACTTCGCCGCCGCGGTCGCCCGCCAGGGGTCGCTGCTCGGCTACCGCGTCACCGTCTGCGATGCCCGGCCGGTGTTCGCCACCCGCGCGCGGTTCCCCACCGCCGACGAGGTCGTCGTCGAATGGCCGAACCGCTACCTGGCCGCGCAGGCGGAGGCGGGGGCGGTCGACGGCCGCACCGTCATCTGCGTGCTCACCCACGATCCGAAGTTCGACGTTCCGCTGCTGGAGGTGGCCCTGCGGCTGCCCGAGGTCGGCTACATCGGGGCGATGGGATCGCGGCGCACCCACGAGGACCGGATGCAACGGTTGCGCGACGCCGGGCTGACCGACGCCGAACTGGGCGGGCTGGCCAGTCCGATCGGGCTCGACCTGGGGGCGCGCACACCGGAGGAGACGGCGGTGTCGATCGCGGCGGAGATCATCGCCCGGCGCTGGGGCGGCTCAGGGCGGCCGCTGGCGGACATCGGCGGGCGGATCCATCACGAACAGGACGAGCGCAGCCGTTCCGTGAACTGA
- the nhaA gene encoding Na+/H+ antiporter NhaA — translation MTETSTRTFSSLPSRLNRDPKTPRSTDNRAAALLLSFTVLAVLWANSPWAQTYSAFWDTPVALSFGDYRAEMSVKHLVNDGLMAFFFFIVGLEVKSEFVIGELTDRARAAVPVVAAVAGLILPAVIFLALNPSGEDAQAWGVVISTDTAFLVGALAVIKPKFPARLRIFLLTLAVVDDVGALGAIALFYTDDLSVGPLAVAAVLIGALTMVRRLPTLRGPAYAVLGFALWIALYLAHVHPTLAGVAVAVLIPVFTPERRQVEQTVDLVRAFRQSPNPHYARAVTRGLRESISINERLQTTVGPYVSFVVLPIFALANAGVHLDEDTVAAAMTSTLTWGIVAGLVIGKFVGITGATAVMRATGWGQLAPGLSLRRVAGGAVLSGIGFTISLFIVEIAIEDPARQDEARVGVLIASILAFAVGWAFFRITDWLSPPEPVGLHLVRPVDPHRDHIRGDPHAPLVLVEYGDFECPFCGRATGAIDEVRAHFGDDLLYVWRHFPLERAHPRAFDAARASEGAARQGRFFEMARELFAHQDDLEWSDMYRYAVAIGLDIEQFDQDVRVQAAKVLHRVQDDAQDAEVMDLNSTPTFFVNGKRHRGPWDAASLIRALEAGRPPR, via the coding sequence GTGACCGAGACGTCGACGCGCACCTTCAGCTCACTGCCCAGCCGGCTCAACCGGGATCCGAAAACCCCGCGTTCGACCGACAACCGGGCCGCCGCGCTGCTGCTGTCCTTCACCGTGCTGGCGGTGCTGTGGGCGAATTCGCCATGGGCGCAGACGTATTCGGCGTTCTGGGACACTCCCGTGGCGCTGAGCTTCGGCGATTACCGCGCGGAGATGTCGGTCAAACACCTCGTCAACGACGGCCTGATGGCGTTCTTCTTCTTCATCGTCGGGCTGGAGGTCAAGAGCGAGTTCGTGATCGGAGAACTGACCGACCGGGCACGGGCCGCGGTGCCCGTGGTGGCGGCGGTCGCCGGGCTGATCCTGCCCGCCGTCATCTTCCTGGCACTCAACCCCTCCGGTGAGGACGCCCAGGCCTGGGGTGTGGTGATCTCGACCGACACCGCATTCCTCGTCGGTGCGCTCGCGGTGATCAAACCGAAATTCCCGGCGCGCCTTCGCATCTTCCTGCTCACCCTGGCGGTGGTCGACGACGTCGGGGCGCTCGGCGCGATCGCGTTGTTCTACACCGACGACCTGAGTGTCGGGCCGCTCGCGGTCGCCGCGGTGCTCATCGGTGCGCTGACGATGGTGCGCAGGCTGCCCACCCTGCGCGGACCCGCCTACGCCGTCCTGGGTTTCGCGTTGTGGATCGCGCTGTACCTGGCCCACGTGCACCCGACGCTGGCGGGTGTCGCGGTCGCCGTGCTGATCCCCGTCTTCACTCCGGAACGCCGCCAGGTCGAGCAGACCGTCGACCTCGTCCGCGCGTTCCGCCAGTCACCCAACCCGCACTATGCCCGCGCGGTGACCCGCGGTCTGCGCGAATCGATCTCGATCAACGAACGGCTGCAGACGACCGTCGGACCCTACGTGTCGTTCGTGGTGCTGCCGATCTTCGCGCTGGCCAACGCCGGCGTGCACCTCGACGAGGACACCGTCGCCGCGGCGATGACGTCGACGTTGACGTGGGGCATCGTGGCCGGCCTGGTGATCGGCAAGTTCGTCGGGATCACCGGGGCCACCGCGGTGATGCGCGCGACCGGGTGGGGTCAGCTGGCCCCGGGGCTCTCGCTGCGCCGGGTGGCCGGTGGAGCGGTGCTGTCCGGGATCGGCTTCACCATCTCGCTGTTCATCGTCGAGATCGCGATCGAGGACCCGGCACGCCAGGACGAAGCCCGTGTCGGGGTGCTGATCGCGTCGATACTGGCGTTCGCGGTGGGCTGGGCGTTCTTCCGGATCACCGACTGGCTCAGCCCGCCCGAACCCGTCGGACTGCACCTCGTCCGTCCGGTGGATCCGCACCGCGACCACATCCGCGGCGATCCCCACGCACCGCTGGTGCTCGTCGAGTACGGCGACTTCGAGTGTCCCTTCTGCGGCCGCGCGACCGGGGCCATCGACGAGGTGCGCGCCCACTTCGGCGACGACCTGCTGTACGTGTGGCGGCACTTCCCGCTCGAACGCGCGCATCCGCGGGCCTTCGACGCGGCCCGGGCCAGCGAGGGCGCCGCCCGGCAGGGCCGGTTCTTCGAGATGGCCCGGGAACTGTTCGCCCACCAGGACGACCTGGAGTGGTCGGACATGTACCGCTACGCCGTCGCGATCGGCCTCGATATCGAGCAGTTCGACCAGGACGTGCGGGTGCAGGCCGCCAAGGTGCTGCACCGCGTGCAGGACGATGCGCAGGATGCGGAGGTCATGGACCTCAACTCCACACCCACCTTCTTCGTCAACGGCAAGCGCCACCGTGGGCCGTGGGACGCCGCCAGCCTGATCCGCGCCCTGGAGGCCGGGCGACCCCCGCGCTGA
- a CDS encoding LLM class F420-dependent oxidoreductase, with amino-acid sequence MTDSGKPSIAFPSRIGVWWASETWSITDAQDVAREIEALGYGSLFIPEVAGKECLTQSAAFLAATDRLVVGTGIANIHVRLPSAAETGGRTLNALHPERFVLGLGVSHAPLVEHAMGGTYAKPLATMRTYLERMAAVSEAIEPGAPRPIRLLAALGPKMIELSGTHADGAHPYLVTPQQTRTTRDILGPDKWIVSEQAVAIGGDDADQLRRAHQHLDVYSGLPNYRNSWLRQGFDESDLVRGGSDRLARAIVGMGSVEQAAASVTAHLDAGADHVVLQVLGDDPMADPRPALGELAEALGLKR; translated from the coding sequence GTGACGGATTCCGGAAAGCCCAGCATCGCGTTCCCCTCCCGCATCGGTGTCTGGTGGGCCAGCGAGACCTGGTCGATCACCGACGCGCAGGACGTCGCCCGCGAGATCGAGGCGCTCGGCTACGGCTCGCTGTTCATCCCCGAGGTGGCGGGCAAGGAGTGCCTGACTCAGTCGGCGGCGTTCCTCGCGGCCACCGACCGGCTGGTGGTCGGCACCGGGATCGCGAACATCCACGTTCGGCTGCCGTCGGCCGCCGAGACCGGCGGGCGCACACTCAACGCGCTGCACCCCGAGCGCTTCGTCCTCGGTCTCGGCGTCAGCCACGCCCCGCTGGTCGAACACGCGATGGGTGGGACGTACGCGAAGCCGCTGGCGACGATGCGGACCTACCTCGAGCGGATGGCGGCGGTGTCCGAGGCCATCGAACCGGGCGCGCCGCGGCCGATCCGGCTGCTCGCCGCACTCGGCCCGAAGATGATCGAGCTGTCGGGCACCCACGCCGACGGCGCGCATCCGTACCTCGTGACGCCGCAGCAGACGCGCACCACACGCGACATCCTCGGACCGGACAAGTGGATCGTGTCCGAGCAGGCGGTGGCGATCGGCGGCGACGACGCGGACCAGTTGCGGCGCGCGCACCAGCACCTCGACGTCTACAGCGGGCTGCCGAACTACCGGAATTCGTGGCTGCGGCAAGGCTTCGACGAATCCGATCTGGTGCGCGGCGGGTCGGACCGGTTGGCCCGCGCGATCGTCGGGATGGGGTCGGTCGAGCAGGCCGCCGCCTCGGTGACCGCTCACCTGGACGCCGGCGCCGACCACGTGGTGCTGCAGGTGCTCGGCGACGATCCGATGGCCGATCCGCGGCCGGCGCTGGGGGAGCTGGCCGAGGCGCTGGGGCTCAAGCGGTAG
- a CDS encoding nitronate monooxygenase translates to MTTPLTDLGVRLPVIAAPMAGGATTTAMVIAAAGAGSLGLLAAGYKTPDALEAEIATVRAASVPFGVNVFAPNPVPIDADTYRRYAELVQAEADRYGLTLPANPIDDDDAFDAKVELLRADPVPVVSFTFGLPGTDVIRALQKVGTTVVQTVTSVPEAEAAAAAGIDMLAVQAAVAGGHSGTFSPDRMPAPVPLPDLVSQVVRKVRLPLIAAGGLGTVEDVRTVLNAGAAAAAVGTVLLRAEESGASATHKAALADPSRTETVLTRAFTGRPARGLRNRFIDRFEGSAPLGYPAIHHLTSPLRKAAAAAGEADLVHLWAGTGHRHAAEKPTATILAGLAG, encoded by the coding sequence ATGACGACACCACTGACCGATCTGGGCGTACGCCTGCCGGTGATCGCCGCCCCCATGGCGGGTGGCGCCACCACCACCGCGATGGTGATCGCCGCGGCCGGCGCGGGCAGTCTGGGACTGCTCGCGGCGGGCTACAAGACGCCCGACGCCTTGGAGGCCGAGATCGCGACCGTGCGGGCAGCGTCGGTCCCGTTCGGGGTCAACGTCTTCGCGCCGAACCCGGTCCCGATCGATGCCGACACCTACCGCCGCTACGCGGAACTCGTCCAGGCCGAGGCGGACCGCTACGGTCTCACCCTGCCCGCAAACCCGATCGACGACGACGATGCGTTCGACGCGAAGGTCGAGCTGCTGCGCGCCGATCCGGTGCCCGTCGTCAGTTTCACGTTCGGGCTCCCCGGCACGGACGTGATCCGCGCTCTCCAGAAGGTCGGCACCACCGTCGTGCAGACGGTCACCTCGGTGCCGGAAGCCGAAGCGGCCGCGGCCGCCGGAATCGACATGCTCGCCGTGCAGGCCGCCGTCGCCGGCGGGCATTCGGGCACCTTCAGCCCTGACCGCATGCCCGCACCCGTGCCGCTCCCGGATCTCGTAAGCCAGGTGGTCAGGAAAGTCCGCCTGCCCCTCATCGCCGCCGGCGGACTGGGCACCGTGGAGGACGTCAGGACGGTGCTCAACGCCGGTGCCGCCGCCGCGGCCGTCGGGACGGTGTTGTTACGCGCCGAGGAGAGCGGCGCGTCGGCCACCCACAAGGCGGCGTTGGCCGACCCGTCGCGCACCGAGACCGTCCTCACCCGGGCCTTCACCGGGCGTCCGGCGCGCGGGCTGCGCAACCGGTTCATCGACCGGTTCGAGGGGTCCGCACCCCTGGGTTATCCGGCCATCCACCACCTGACGAGTCCGCTGCGCAAGGCGGCGGCCGCCGCCGGCGAGGCCGATCTCGTCCACCTGTGGGCAGGCACCGGCCACCGGCACGCCGCCGAGAAGCCGACGGCGACGATCCTGGCCGGACTCGCGGGCTAA
- a CDS encoding MFS transporter produces MTRRWLALGVLTLAVLLIGIDGTVLALATPFISSDLHTSSTELLWIGDIYSFVLASLLITMGSLGDRIGHRKLMLCGATAFGAVSVLTAYAPSAEALIGTRALLGVAGATLAPATLALIRGIFTDPRQRSLAVGVWASAFSAGAALGPVVGGVLLEHFWWGSVFLINAPVMVVLLIGGLTLLPEHRNPEPGPWDLPSVVLSMVGVLSVVYAIKETAAHGLQLSAAAASAVGVAALTVFVRRQLRLPSPLIDVRLFANRAFSGVIGANLLSVLGLSGLVFFLSQYFQLVQGYSPLGAGLAELPAAVTATVFGVLAGFAVRRWTQRAVLTAGLAMVGVAMATLTTIHPGSPYPQLGLALFIVGVGLGLAFTVASDVILASVPRERAGAAAAVSETAYELGMALGIAVIGSIVTGVYRALSLPPELPADVAAQARDSLAAATDVAAGLPADQAAALLDAARESFSSGLAIASGVGAALMLSSAVTVWLLLRDRLPGLAEVGVLDDPGVHGDAGGDRRVDAACRAERRD; encoded by the coding sequence ATGACCCGTCGCTGGCTCGCGCTCGGCGTCCTCACCCTCGCCGTCCTGCTCATCGGCATCGACGGCACGGTGCTGGCGCTGGCGACGCCGTTCATCAGCAGCGACCTGCATACGTCCAGCACTGAACTGCTGTGGATCGGCGACATCTACTCGTTCGTCCTCGCCAGCCTGCTCATCACCATGGGCAGCCTCGGCGACCGGATCGGCCATCGCAAGCTGATGCTCTGCGGCGCAACGGCTTTCGGGGCGGTATCGGTCCTGACCGCCTACGCTCCCTCCGCCGAGGCACTGATCGGCACCCGGGCGCTGCTGGGCGTCGCCGGGGCGACGCTCGCACCGGCCACCCTGGCGTTGATCCGCGGCATCTTCACCGACCCGCGGCAACGCAGCCTCGCGGTCGGCGTGTGGGCATCGGCGTTCTCGGCGGGAGCCGCCCTCGGCCCCGTCGTGGGAGGCGTTCTGCTCGAACACTTCTGGTGGGGTTCGGTGTTCCTGATCAACGCCCCGGTGATGGTGGTTCTGCTCATCGGTGGGCTCACCCTGCTGCCCGAACACCGCAACCCCGAACCAGGGCCGTGGGATCTGCCCAGCGTGGTCTTGTCGATGGTCGGCGTCCTCAGCGTCGTCTACGCGATCAAGGAGACCGCGGCACACGGCCTGCAGCTCAGCGCCGCGGCCGCGTCGGCCGTCGGTGTCGCCGCGCTGACGGTGTTCGTGCGCAGGCAGTTGCGGCTGCCCAGCCCGCTGATCGACGTCCGGCTGTTCGCCAACCGTGCGTTCTCGGGCGTGATCGGGGCGAATCTGCTGTCGGTGCTGGGGCTTTCGGGTCTGGTGTTCTTCCTGTCGCAGTACTTCCAGCTGGTGCAGGGCTACAGCCCGCTGGGCGCGGGGCTGGCCGAACTGCCCGCGGCCGTCACCGCGACCGTCTTCGGCGTGCTCGCCGGCTTCGCGGTGCGCCGCTGGACCCAGCGTGCCGTGCTGACCGCCGGCCTCGCGATGGTCGGGGTGGCGATGGCCACGCTGACGACGATCCACCCCGGATCGCCCTACCCGCAGCTGGGTCTGGCGTTGTTCATCGTCGGCGTCGGACTCGGGTTGGCGTTCACCGTCGCCAGCGACGTCATCCTCGCCAGCGTCCCCCGGGAACGCGCCGGCGCCGCGGCCGCCGTCTCCGAGACCGCCTATGAGCTCGGCATGGCGCTGGGCATCGCGGTGATCGGGTCGATCGTCACCGGGGTGTACCGCGCCCTCAGCCTGCCGCCGGAACTCCCCGCGGACGTGGCCGCGCAGGCCCGTGACTCGCTGGCGGCGGCGACCGATGTGGCAGCCGGGCTGCCCGCCGATCAGGCGGCCGCGCTGCTCGACGCCGCGCGGGAGTCGTTCAGCAGCGGTCTGGCGATCGCATCGGGCGTCGGTGCGGCGCTGATGCTCAGCTCGGCGGTGACGGTGTGGCTCCTGCTGCGCGACCGGTTACCAGGCCTGGCCGAGGTCGGCGTGCTGGACGATCCAGGTGTGCATGGCGATGCCGGCGGCGACCGCCGCGTTGATGCTGCGTGTCGAGCCGAACGCCGCGATTGA
- a CDS encoding SDR family oxidoreductase: MSTENVVALVTGANRGLGRRFAEQLLARGAKVYAGARRPETVDLPGAIPVQLDITDPESVRRAAEIADDVTVLINNAGVSTRSTLLEGSLDDIRLEMETHYFGTLQMIRAFAPIIERNGVSAGGGAILNVLSVLSWFHAPSSGAYSAAKAAAWALTDAVRTDLAPKGIHVSALHVGYMDTDMVSYIPADQKTDPAVVAKLALDGLFAGQPEILGDALTRQVKAQLSQPPTA; this comes from the coding sequence ATGAGCACTGAGAACGTCGTCGCCCTGGTGACCGGGGCCAACAGAGGACTGGGTCGCCGGTTCGCCGAACAACTCCTGGCCCGCGGCGCCAAGGTCTACGCCGGGGCCCGCAGGCCTGAGACCGTCGACCTGCCCGGGGCGATACCCGTACAGCTCGACATCACCGATCCCGAGTCGGTGCGCCGCGCCGCGGAAATCGCCGACGATGTCACCGTCCTCATCAACAACGCCGGGGTGTCCACCCGTTCGACGCTGCTCGAGGGGTCGCTCGACGACATCCGCCTGGAGATGGAGACGCACTACTTCGGCACGCTGCAGATGATCCGCGCGTTCGCACCGATCATCGAGCGCAACGGTGTTTCGGCCGGCGGAGGAGCCATCCTCAACGTGCTGTCGGTGCTGTCGTGGTTCCACGCCCCGAGCAGCGGTGCGTACTCGGCAGCCAAGGCCGCGGCGTGGGCGCTGACCGATGCGGTGCGAACAGACCTGGCGCCGAAGGGGATTCACGTATCCGCACTGCACGTCGGCTACATGGACACCGACATGGTCAGCTACATACCCGCCGACCAGAAGACCGATCCTGCTGTCGTCGCGAAACTCGCGCTCGACGGACTGTTCGCCGGACAACCCGAGATCCTCGGCGACGCGTTGACGCGTCAGGTCAAAGCGCAGCTGTCGCAGCCGCCTACCGCTTGA
- a CDS encoding TetR/AcrR family transcriptional regulator produces the protein MATDREALLRAAADFLGRRPNATQDEIAAAVGVSRATLHRHFAGKPALMTALDELAISEMRTAVESARLSEGSAADALRRLVAACRPVSPYLALLYSQSQDVDGDQSMQGWAESDAAITALFERGQRAGEFRPDLTAAWLTESLYSLVAGAGWCIQVGRAASRDFEHMITELLLSGVRNP, from the coding sequence ATGGCTACCGATCGTGAGGCACTGCTGCGCGCGGCGGCGGACTTCCTCGGTCGCCGCCCCAACGCGACGCAGGACGAGATCGCGGCCGCCGTCGGCGTCAGCCGGGCGACCCTGCACCGGCACTTCGCGGGTAAACCCGCGCTGATGACCGCCCTCGACGAGCTGGCGATCTCGGAGATGCGGACCGCGGTCGAATCCGCGCGCCTGTCCGAGGGATCGGCCGCCGACGCGCTGCGCCGCCTCGTCGCCGCCTGCCGTCCGGTGTCGCCGTATCTGGCGCTGCTCTACAGCCAGAGTCAGGACGTCGACGGCGATCAGTCCATGCAGGGCTGGGCCGAATCGGACGCCGCGATCACCGCGCTGTTCGAACGCGGCCAACGCGCCGGTGAGTTCCGCCCCGACCTGACCGCGGCGTGGCTGACCGAATCGCTCTACAGCCTGGTCGCCGGTGCCGGCTGGTGTATCCAGGTCGGGCGTGCAGCCAGCCGCGATTTCGAGCACATGATCACCGAACTTCTTCTGAGCGGAGTGCGAAACCCATGA